The Gemmata palustris genome includes a region encoding these proteins:
- a CDS encoding two-component system sensor histidine kinase NtrB, translated as MGPDVVPIVRADAFELSRLCRYFSERSPQPMVAVEGAAHIVRYFNPAFGRLAGKSSAELIGHPFAEAVPEGGANGCLPLLDRVFRTGEPESLAEQEHRQVVPAHWSYSMWAVLGADEIPVGVVIQVTDATEVAAFRHRTTAMNEALMVSSVRQHELIDAIERGERERQALQAQMFQAQKMESLGVLAGGLAHDLNNMLTPVLGFTELVQNALPIDSPAATMLEFVSGNAQRATDLVGQILAYAGKGQFVIQPVNLSTLVRETSGRLSAAVSAGTELRYELAPDLPPIEGDATQLRQVVVNLVTNASEALGPDRGVVTVRTGPVPAGAPSGMAVFLEVEDSGCGMSASVIEKAFDPFFTTKFTGRGLGLAVVQGVTHGHGGTLEVRSAPDRGSTFRLLLPCTTGAAAALVAPHPLTLGEGP; from the coding sequence ATGGGTCCCGATGTGGTGCCGATCGTCCGGGCGGATGCGTTCGAGCTGTCCCGCTTGTGCCGGTACTTCTCCGAGCGCTCCCCCCAACCGATGGTGGCCGTCGAAGGGGCCGCCCACATCGTGCGCTATTTCAACCCCGCGTTCGGGCGCCTCGCCGGGAAGTCGTCCGCCGAACTCATCGGTCACCCGTTCGCCGAGGCCGTGCCCGAGGGGGGCGCGAACGGGTGCCTGCCGCTCCTCGACCGCGTGTTCCGGACGGGGGAACCCGAGAGCCTGGCGGAGCAGGAACACCGCCAAGTAGTGCCGGCCCACTGGTCGTACTCGATGTGGGCCGTCCTCGGGGCCGACGAGATCCCGGTCGGGGTCGTGATCCAGGTCACGGACGCGACCGAGGTCGCGGCGTTCCGGCACCGGACAACGGCCATGAACGAGGCCCTGATGGTCTCGTCGGTGCGGCAGCACGAGCTCATCGACGCCATCGAGCGCGGCGAGCGGGAGCGCCAGGCGCTGCAGGCCCAAATGTTTCAGGCGCAGAAAATGGAGAGCCTGGGCGTCCTGGCGGGGGGACTCGCCCACGACTTGAACAACATGCTGACCCCGGTTCTCGGGTTCACGGAGCTGGTCCAAAACGCGCTGCCGATCGACTCGCCCGCGGCCACGATGCTCGAGTTCGTCTCGGGGAACGCGCAGCGGGCCACGGACCTCGTGGGGCAGATCCTGGCCTACGCCGGTAAGGGCCAGTTCGTGATCCAGCCCGTGAACCTTTCCACACTCGTGCGGGAAACGAGCGGGCGACTGAGTGCGGCGGTCTCGGCCGGCACCGAACTCCGGTACGAACTGGCGCCGGACCTCCCGCCGATCGAGGGCGACGCGACCCAGCTCCGCCAGGTCGTCGTGAACCTGGTCACCAACGCTTCGGAGGCCCTCGGGCCGGACCGGGGCGTCGTTACCGTGCGCACCGGTCCGGTTCCGGCCGGCGCCCCGAGCGGGATGGCCGTTTTCCTGGAGGTGGAGGACTCGGGGTGCGGGATGTCCGCGAGCGTCATCGAGAAGGCCTTCGACCCCTTCTTCACCACGAAGTTCACCGGCCGGGGGCTCGGGTTGGCCGTGGTCCAGGGCGTCACGCACGGGCACGGCGGTACCCTGGAAGTGCGCAGCGCGCCGGACCGCGGGAGCACTTTTCGCCTCCTGCTCCCCTGCACAACGGGAGCCGCCGCGGCTCTCGTTGCCCCCCACCCATTGACGCTTGGCGAAGGGCCGTAA